The window GACCCGCCCGCCCCGTGCACGTGCCCGCTGAGGCAGGCGTGGGGGAGCCTCGACGCCCTCGTGGGGCGGCTCAGGGCCGCCTACGAGGAGCACGGAGGGTCCCCCGAGACGAACCCGTTTGGCAACGGGGCGATTCGGGTTTATCTCCGGGAGGTGAAGGACTGCCAGTCGAAGGCGAGAGGGATTCCgtacaagaagaagaagaagcggaAATTCAATCAAACGACGTCGTCGCAGCAAGAGGATCAGCTGCTTGTCAAGAACCCCAAGCTGCCTGCTTGAAAAACATTAATTGGtaagtttttatgtttttttgtgagCTTCGGAATACTAGGAAAGGGACAGGTGATGTGTCTGAAAAAGCTTTGAGATTAAACTTTGctgaattaattgatttggggaatagagagaagagagagagagagagagaggggggagGACCACACGATCTCAACCGCAATAGTATATTTAAGAGAATACTGTACATTTTCAGAAATCCAGAAACCCTAGAATCATAATTTGGGAAACCCTAATTCTAATTGAAATGGGAAGATTCAGGATTGGTAGTGTTGAGTTGAGCAGAagctttattattttctaaatattaaaaaaatgttacatGTATCTACTGATCTAATTTGGTTtgtttgtttctctctcaaatcaTGGGGGATTAAAAAATTAGCTATGATATAGTGTGGttaataaacaattttaatttgggcCTTTGGGATCTGGGACATGAATGACATTTCATCGTATCACCATGTCTGATTTTGCATGATTTGGGgaatatctaaaataaacaaatttgtattttaataccatatgtatgtataaatcATTCAACTATATAGTACATAGGTATATATGGTTGAATAGTGGTTAGTAGTTACAAATCATTTGAATCCAAAATTGTCTCCTTCTATTCATTTCTGTATGAgatttactatttatga is drawn from Salvia hispanica cultivar TCC Black 2014 chromosome 6, UniMelb_Shisp_WGS_1.0, whole genome shotgun sequence and contains these coding sequences:
- the LOC125192654 gene encoding protein LIGHT-DEPENDENT SHORT HYPOCOTYLS 10-like, encoding MNNNNSLSADNNQSASGSGAAASVNNQPPLSRYESQKRRDWNTFGQYLKNQRPPVSVAQCNCNHVLEFMRYLDQFGKTKVHLHGCAFFGQPDPPAPCTCPLRQAWGSLDALVGRLRAAYEEHGGSPETNPFGNGAIRVYLREVKDCQSKARGIPYKKKKKRKFNQTTSSQQEDQLLVKNPKLPA